Proteins from a single region of Streptomyces griseiscabiei:
- a CDS encoding ATP-binding protein gives MTAPPASQHPVTVLAFTQRFSSTPLGARLARHLALRRLHAWGIRYGSEASDRAAVVVAELAANAVTHGRVPGRDFELRLSLPTGSLRIEVTDTRAERLPPGPGTVRPARPLDENGRGLVLVDALADRWEILDRRPPGKTVLVEIDLPGWRSLMRRLPDRRPPKRRGRGF, from the coding sequence ATGACCGCACCGCCCGCCTCGCAACACCCCGTCACCGTGCTCGCGTTCACCCAGCGGTTCAGCTCGACACCGCTGGGTGCGCGCCTCGCCAGACACCTGGCCCTGCGCCGGCTGCACGCCTGGGGCATCCGGTACGGCTCGGAGGCGTCCGACAGGGCGGCCGTGGTCGTCGCCGAGCTGGCGGCGAACGCGGTGACGCACGGCCGGGTCCCGGGCCGGGACTTCGAGCTGCGCCTCTCCCTGCCCACGGGCTCCCTCCGCATCGAGGTCACCGACACCCGCGCCGAACGCCTGCCGCCCGGCCCCGGCACCGTACGCCCGGCCCGGCCCCTGGACGAGAACGGGCGCGGCCTGGTCCTCGTCGACGCCCTCGCCGACCGCTGGGAGATCCTGGACCGCCGACCGCCCGGCAAGACCGTACTCGTGGAGATCGACCTGCCGGGCTGGCGCTCACTGATGAGACGCCTCCCCGACCGCAGGCCGCCGAAGAGGCGCGGCCGGGGGTTCTAG
- a CDS encoding Arc family DNA-binding protein, which translates to MSDVMIRVPAEVRDQLAAVAEARGTSLRALMQDIAAQTLTPEQIKERADRTRAVLAERFGHEVSEEESAEMRRKMREATAAHRAALAQVEPSP; encoded by the coding sequence ATGTCCGACGTCATGATCCGTGTGCCCGCCGAAGTCCGTGACCAGCTCGCCGCCGTGGCCGAGGCCCGGGGGACGAGCCTTCGTGCTCTCATGCAGGACATAGCTGCTCAGACACTGACACCCGAGCAGATCAAGGAACGCGCCGATCGCACGCGGGCCGTGCTCGCCGAACGCTTCGGGCACGAGGTGTCCGAGGAGGAGTCGGCGGAGATGCGGCGCAAGATGCGGGAGGCCACGGCTGCCCACAGGGCCGCCCTCGCGCAGGTGGAGCCGTCCCCGTGA
- a CDS encoding Gfo/Idh/MocA family protein, protein MTRRTVRIAMNGVTGRMGYRQHLVRSILAIREQGGLDLGDGTVLWPEPILVGRREHALKALAEQHGLDPANVSTDVDAVLADPTVEIYFDAQVTSAREEAIKKAIAAGKHIYTEKPTATGLDGALELARLANAAGIKHGVVQDKLFLPGLLKLKRLIDGGFFGRILSIRGEFGYWVFEGDWQEAQRPSWNYRAEDGGGIVVDMFPHWEYVLHELFGRVKSVQALTATHIPQRWDEQDKPYDATADDAAYGVFELDGGAIAQINSSWTVRVNRDELVEFQVDGTEGSAVAGLRNCRVQHRSATPKPVWNPDIPATYSFRDQWQEVPDNAEFDNGFKAQWELFFKHVYADAPYHWDLLAGARGVQLAELGLKSSAEGVRLDVPEIQL, encoded by the coding sequence GTGACGCGCAGAACCGTACGGATCGCCATGAACGGCGTGACCGGGCGCATGGGCTACCGCCAGCACCTGGTCCGCTCGATCCTCGCCATCCGCGAGCAGGGCGGTCTCGACCTCGGTGACGGCACCGTGCTGTGGCCGGAGCCGATCCTCGTCGGCCGCCGCGAGCACGCGCTGAAGGCCCTCGCCGAGCAGCACGGACTGGACCCGGCGAACGTCTCCACCGACGTCGACGCGGTCCTCGCGGACCCGACCGTCGAGATCTACTTCGACGCCCAGGTCACCTCGGCCCGCGAGGAGGCGATCAAGAAGGCGATCGCGGCGGGCAAGCACATCTACACCGAGAAGCCGACCGCGACGGGCCTCGACGGCGCCCTGGAGCTGGCCCGTCTCGCGAACGCCGCCGGCATCAAGCACGGCGTCGTCCAGGACAAGCTGTTCCTCCCGGGTCTGCTGAAGCTCAAGCGCCTCATCGACGGCGGCTTCTTCGGCCGCATCCTCTCCATCCGGGGCGAGTTCGGCTACTGGGTCTTCGAGGGCGACTGGCAGGAGGCCCAGCGCCCGTCCTGGAACTACCGCGCTGAGGACGGCGGTGGCATCGTTGTCGACATGTTCCCGCACTGGGAGTACGTGCTGCACGAGCTGTTCGGCCGCGTGAAGTCCGTCCAGGCGCTCACCGCCACGCACATCCCGCAGCGCTGGGACGAGCAGGACAAGCCCTACGACGCCACCGCCGACGACGCCGCGTACGGCGTCTTCGAGCTGGACGGCGGCGCCATCGCCCAGATCAACTCCTCCTGGACCGTCCGCGTCAACCGCGACGAACTGGTCGAGTTCCAGGTCGACGGCACCGAGGGCTCGGCGGTCGCCGGTCTGCGCAACTGCCGCGTCCAGCACCGCTCCGCCACCCCCAAGCCGGTGTGGAACCCCGACATCCCCGCCACCTACTCCTTCCGCGACCAGTGGCAGGAGGTGCCGGACAACGCCGAGTTCGACAACGGCTTCAAGGCGCAGTGGGAGCTGTTCTTCAAGCACGTCTACGCCGACGCGCCCTACCACTGGGACCTGCTGGCCGGCGCGCGCGGCGTCCAGCTCGCCGAACTGGGCCTGAAGTCGTCGGCCGAGGGTGTCCGTCTCGACGTTCCGGAGATCCAGCTGTGA
- a CDS encoding helix-turn-helix domain-containing protein: protein MIGTVFQSDDVPVEHRFDFWRDLTHQAIAPSEMHSEFAGDFWARQRLLALGPVLVWPTAHLPTGFRRTERLVRQSDPEMYHLSLVLGGGLGFEHVGRAEVYGPSDLWLSDTSRPYDVCPPDGLGRQVITGVGVDFPKALLPLPPARIGQLLGRRLSGREGVGALLTGFLTGLEQQADTLQPSDAPRLGTVLIDLLAAWFAQVLEAEDALPPETRERALTTRIRAFVRQNLHDPELTPPVIAAAHHISLSYLHRLFQEDTPGETVAAWIRAQRLAGARRDLADPGLSTTPIHTIAARWGLVRASDFTRAFRGAYGVSPTEYRERAGAVGEAG, encoded by the coding sequence ATGATCGGAACCGTGTTCCAGAGCGACGACGTGCCCGTGGAGCACCGGTTCGACTTCTGGCGGGACTTGACGCACCAGGCGATCGCGCCCAGCGAGATGCACAGCGAGTTCGCCGGCGACTTCTGGGCGCGGCAGCGGCTGCTGGCGCTGGGCCCGGTGCTGGTATGGCCGACCGCGCATCTGCCGACGGGGTTCCGGCGTACCGAGAGGCTGGTGCGGCAGTCCGACCCGGAGATGTACCACCTGTCGCTGGTGCTCGGGGGCGGGCTGGGGTTCGAGCATGTGGGGCGGGCCGAGGTGTACGGCCCGAGCGATCTGTGGCTGAGCGACACGTCACGGCCGTACGACGTGTGCCCGCCGGACGGTCTGGGGCGTCAGGTGATCACCGGGGTCGGCGTGGACTTCCCGAAGGCGCTGCTGCCGCTGCCGCCCGCCCGGATCGGGCAGTTGCTGGGGCGGCGGCTGTCGGGGCGGGAGGGGGTGGGGGCGCTGCTGACGGGGTTCCTCACGGGCCTGGAGCAGCAGGCCGACACCCTTCAGCCGTCCGACGCGCCCCGGTTGGGCACCGTACTGATCGACCTGCTGGCCGCGTGGTTCGCGCAGGTGCTGGAGGCGGAGGACGCGCTGCCGCCGGAGACGCGGGAGCGGGCGCTGACGACGCGGATACGGGCGTTCGTCCGGCAGAACCTGCACGACCCGGAGCTGACACCGCCGGTGATAGCGGCGGCGCACCACATCTCGCTGAGCTATCTGCACCGGCTGTTCCAGGAGGACACCCCGGGCGAGACGGTCGCGGCCTGGATCCGGGCCCAGCGTCTCGCCGGCGCCCGCCGCGACCTGGCGGACCCCGGCCTCTCCACCACCCCCATCCACACCATCGCCGCCCGCTGGGGCCTGGTCCGCGCGTCCGACTTCACGCGGGCGTTCCGGGGGGCGTACGGGGTGTCTCCGACGGAGTACCGGGAGCGGGCCGGGGCCGTGGGGGAGGCGGGGTAG
- a CDS encoding sugar phosphate isomerase/epimerase family protein: protein MTVKQLSIPELIDGCVELGITGVGLWREPVAAHGLEATAKAVRDAGLAVTTLCRGGFFTAIDPAERAAALADNRKAIDEAATLGTDTLVLVSGGLPQGSKDLYAARERIADALAELGPYAAANGVRLAIEPLHPMFASDRCVVSTLSQALDIAERFPADQVGVTVDTYHIWWDDTAPAAIARAGASGRIHTFQLADWITPLPQGVLTGRGQIGDGAIDMREWKSYVEAAGYTGPIEVELFNDELWAGDGRELLAQTARRFVEHAA from the coding sequence ATGACGGTCAAGCAGCTGTCGATCCCCGAACTGATCGACGGCTGCGTGGAGTTGGGCATCACGGGCGTGGGCCTGTGGCGCGAGCCGGTCGCGGCGCACGGCCTGGAGGCCACGGCCAAGGCGGTCCGCGACGCGGGCCTCGCGGTCACCACCCTCTGCCGGGGCGGCTTCTTCACGGCGATCGACCCGGCCGAGCGGGCGGCGGCACTGGCCGACAACCGCAAGGCGATCGACGAGGCGGCGACGCTCGGCACGGACACACTGGTCCTGGTCTCCGGCGGCCTGCCGCAGGGCTCGAAGGACCTGTACGCCGCCCGTGAGCGCATCGCGGACGCGCTGGCCGAACTGGGCCCGTACGCGGCGGCGAACGGCGTCCGCCTGGCCATCGAGCCCCTCCACCCCATGTTCGCCTCGGACCGCTGTGTGGTCTCGACGCTCTCCCAGGCGCTCGACATCGCGGAACGCTTCCCGGCGGACCAGGTGGGCGTCACCGTGGACACCTACCACATCTGGTGGGACGACACGGCCCCGGCGGCGATCGCCCGCGCGGGTGCCTCCGGCCGCATCCACACCTTCCAACTCGCCGACTGGATCACCCCGTTGCCCCAGGGCGTCCTGACCGGCCGGGGCCAGATCGGCGACGGCGCGATCGACATGCGCGAGTGGAAGTCCTACGTCGAGGCGGCCGGCTACACCGGCCCCATTGAGGTGGAACTGTTCAACGACGAGCTGTGGGCGGGCGACGGGCGCGAGCTGCTCGCACAGACGGCCCGGCGGTTCGTGGAGCACGCGGCGTGA
- a CDS encoding DUF397 domain-containing protein, whose amino-acid sequence MSTTELTWFKSSYSSGGSGDCVEVALSWFKSSYSSGDGDDCIEIAQSWHKSSYSGGDGDDCVEVAVALPHTIHIRDSKNTPGPQLTLSPTAWADFVPYAAVARG is encoded by the coding sequence ATGAGCACCACCGAACTGACCTGGTTCAAGAGCAGCTACAGCAGCGGCGGCTCCGGAGACTGCGTCGAAGTGGCCCTCTCCTGGTTCAAAAGCAGCTACAGCAGCGGCGACGGCGACGACTGCATCGAGATCGCTCAATCCTGGCACAAGTCGAGCTACAGCGGCGGTGACGGCGACGACTGCGTCGAAGTGGCCGTAGCCCTCCCCCACACCATCCACATCCGCGACTCCAAGAACACCCCCGGCCCCCAGCTCACCCTCTCCCCCACCGCCTGGGCCGACTTCGTCCCGTACGCGGCCGTCGCCCGGGGCTGA
- a CDS encoding helix-turn-helix domain-containing protein, which yields MGADSGGVVGLGGGGEPESSDSLRTFGAMVQALREHAGLSREELAEVIGYCKHMVASVELGRRMPDQAFVEGVDRALGDTGALIKAAQHLGRQPGLAAWFRKWAKLEAEAIVLYTYECRLIPGLLQTEAYARTLFKNQLPPLGDDQIEAQWEARSERQQLLRERPNTAFGFILEEGLFLRGTGGAEITRELIGHVLNLGELRNVEIQIMPQRQETHSGLDGPMQLLETPENRHLAYCEGQESAQFIPDRKVVSMLQMRYARMRSQALTLTDSKSLLQRMRGDL from the coding sequence ATGGGGGCCGACAGCGGCGGCGTGGTGGGGCTGGGCGGGGGCGGCGAGCCGGAGTCGTCCGACAGCCTGCGGACGTTCGGGGCGATGGTCCAGGCGCTGCGCGAGCACGCGGGGCTGAGCCGGGAGGAGTTGGCCGAGGTCATCGGTTACTGCAAGCACATGGTGGCCTCGGTGGAGCTGGGGAGGCGGATGCCGGATCAGGCGTTCGTGGAGGGGGTGGATCGGGCCCTGGGCGATACCGGTGCGCTGATCAAGGCGGCTCAGCATTTGGGGAGGCAGCCGGGGTTGGCGGCTTGGTTCAGGAAATGGGCCAAGCTGGAGGCGGAGGCGATCGTGCTCTACACGTACGAGTGCCGTCTGATTCCTGGGCTTCTACAGACCGAGGCATACGCCCGAACCCTGTTCAAGAACCAGCTGCCGCCGTTGGGCGACGACCAGATCGAGGCCCAGTGGGAAGCACGGTCCGAGCGGCAACAACTTCTCAGGGAGCGGCCGAACACCGCGTTCGGGTTCATCCTGGAGGAGGGGCTGTTCCTGCGTGGCACAGGCGGGGCGGAGATCACTCGCGAACTCATCGGCCATGTGCTGAACCTCGGCGAGCTGCGGAATGTCGAGATTCAGATCATGCCCCAGAGGCAGGAAACCCACTCCGGGCTCGATGGCCCCATGCAGTTGCTGGAGACACCCGAAAACCGCCACCTCGCCTACTGCGAGGGGCAGGAAAGCGCCCAGTTCATCCCTGACCGCAAAGTGGTCAGCATGCTTCAGATGCGGTATGCCAGGATGCGCTCACAGGCTCTCACTCTCACAGACTCCAAGAGCCTGTTGCAGCGGATGCGAGGGGACCTATGA
- a CDS encoding DNA-binding protein: MTARLAVASKRDVRVITSAATVVKADPQGAHTARLAWALSRLVVEPVTKDTAKEAVAHMKDSGRTGGHKYALDAIVAATARAAQPPVTVLTSDLDDLKPLCGKQVEVRQV, translated from the coding sequence ATGACCGCGAGGCTCGCCGTCGCAAGCAAACGGGACGTCAGGGTGATCACCAGCGCGGCCACGGTCGTGAAGGCCGACCCCCAGGGGGCGCACACCGCCCGCCTCGCCTGGGCCCTCTCCCGCCTTGTGGTGGAGCCGGTCACCAAGGACACCGCCAAAGAGGCTGTCGCCCACATGAAGGACAGCGGCAGGACCGGCGGGCACAAGTACGCCCTGGACGCGATCGTCGCCGCCACCGCCCGCGCGGCGCAGCCGCCGGTGACCGTCCTCACCTCCGACCTCGACGACCTCAAGCCGCTCTGCGGCAAGCAGGTCGAGGTCAGGCAGGTCTGA
- a CDS encoding dihydrodipicolinate synthase family protein: MIQLPDAGGRLRAYTPRTEPLAVSAGTALTSRTVFSAAHVVADPFADVSPDSPAAVDWDATLAFRRHLWSHGLGVAEAMDTAQRGMGLDWAGAAELIRRSAAEAKSVGGLIACGVGTDQLTDPASASLAEIRKAYEEQLALVEESGAQAILMASRALAAAAQGPEDYLEIYGHLLRQAAEPVVLHWLGPMFDPALDGYWGSSDLDAATETFLAVIAAHPDKVDGIKVSLLDAQREIDIRRRLPQGVRCYTGDDFNYPELIAGDEKGFSHALLGIFDPLGPLAAEAVRVLDTGDVKGFRALLDPTVELSRHLFQTPTRFYKTGVVFLAWLAGHQSHFTMVGGLQSARSLPHFARAYELADGLGLFPDPALAETRMKNLLSLYGVAQ, translated from the coding sequence ATCATTCAACTCCCTGACGCAGGGGGGCGGTTGCGGGCCTACACCCCGCGCACCGAGCCCCTGGCCGTGTCGGCGGGCACCGCCCTCACCTCCCGTACGGTCTTCTCGGCGGCGCATGTCGTCGCGGACCCCTTCGCGGACGTCTCCCCGGACTCCCCGGCGGCCGTCGACTGGGACGCCACCCTCGCCTTCCGCCGCCACCTGTGGTCGCACGGCCTGGGTGTCGCCGAGGCGATGGACACCGCGCAGCGCGGCATGGGTCTCGACTGGGCGGGCGCGGCGGAGCTGATCCGCCGCAGCGCGGCCGAGGCGAAGTCGGTCGGCGGCCTCATCGCCTGCGGCGTCGGCACCGACCAGCTCACCGACCCGGCGTCGGCCTCCCTCGCGGAGATCCGCAAGGCGTACGAGGAGCAGCTGGCGCTCGTCGAGGAGTCGGGCGCCCAGGCGATCCTGATGGCCTCGCGCGCGCTGGCGGCGGCGGCCCAGGGCCCCGAGGACTACCTGGAGATCTACGGCCACCTGCTCCGCCAGGCCGCCGAACCGGTCGTCCTGCACTGGCTCGGCCCGATGTTCGACCCGGCCCTCGACGGCTACTGGGGCTCCTCGGACCTCGACGCGGCCACCGAGACCTTCCTCGCCGTGATCGCCGCCCACCCCGACAAGGTCGACGGCATCAAGGTCTCCCTGCTGGACGCCCAGCGCGAGATCGACATCCGCCGCCGCCTCCCGCAGGGCGTGCGCTGCTACACGGGCGACGACTTCAACTACCCCGAGCTGATCGCGGGCGACGAGAAGGGCTTCAGCCACGCCCTCCTCGGCATCTTCGACCCGCTGGGCCCCCTGGCGGCGGAGGCGGTCCGCGTCCTGGACACGGGTGACGTGAAGGGCTTCCGTGCCCTCCTGGACCCGACCGTCGAACTCTCCCGCCACCTCTTCCAGACGCCCACCCGCTTCTACAAGACGGGTGTCGTCTTCCTGGCGTGGCTGGCCGGACACCAGTCGCACTTCACGATGGTCGGCGGCCTCCAGTCGGCCCGCTCCCTCCCGCACTTCGCCCGCGCCTACGAACTCGCCGACGGCCTGGGCCTGTTCCCGGACCCGGCGCTGGCGGAGACCCGGATGAAGAACCTGCTCTCGCTGTACGGGGTGGCCCAGTGA
- a CDS encoding PIN domain-containing protein has product MSQTEHYVLDAPTLVALGGDKQVSGLIHAAAASDDVRLWVPVLCLLEAERRRAGMVDHVGVLVDVLSMIDDDYAMALTVAELGRAGVAQDASAAVHAARPNQTLPAGALIATVEPGVYEGLGIGVMDLRR; this is encoded by the coding sequence GTGAGCCAGACCGAGCACTATGTTCTCGACGCACCCACCCTCGTGGCGCTGGGAGGCGACAAGCAGGTCTCCGGCCTCATCCACGCCGCGGCGGCGAGCGACGACGTCCGACTGTGGGTGCCTGTCCTGTGTCTGCTGGAGGCCGAGCGCCGTCGTGCGGGCATGGTCGACCATGTGGGTGTCCTGGTGGACGTACTGTCCATGATCGACGACGACTACGCCATGGCCCTGACGGTTGCCGAGCTCGGGCGAGCGGGTGTCGCCCAGGACGCCTCGGCCGCCGTCCACGCCGCGAGGCCCAACCAGACCCTTCCGGCAGGGGCGTTGATCGCCACGGTGGAACCAGGTGTGTACGAGGGACTCGGAATCGGGGTCATGGACCTGAGACGCTGA